CAAAGACCTATTTAAATATATActctaattattattatattatccATGCTTAGAATGATGGCGGTGGGAAATGGGTGGGACAGGTAGAGACTCTCAATCAATAGTGGACCTGCAAGCAAAGCAGGACCAGTTATTAGTACGTACATGGTGATGCAGATGCTTTAATTTGCTCCAATTTCGTAATGTTAACGAAGCTATGCCGCGTGGTGGATTCTTAATATACTTATTACACAAAAAATACTTCCTTTGGAATTTTTCTCTGAATACTTAATTCCCACTCTTGTGGATAAGTTGTGTAGTAAGTAGGCGCATTCCATGTGATTGCAGCAGACTATGCTCCTGTGGTGATTTGTTCGATCATTCTTCTTGGAGCGTGTTAAATAAATATTCcagtaataataataagacAGTTAACGTGAATATTTTTCTTGCGAGAACTATATGCAATGCCGCTCTATAAGAAATTGCGCTTCCACTCGTTTTGTTTTGTTACTTTTGATGGCAAAAGTTGTTCGTCGGTGTTCTCTTTCATGAACTCTGGTTTAATAAAAAAGCGCGGGGGATAGCTTACCTGCTTTTCATAAATCATACCAtaccatttatttatttatttgtcgGTGGTGATTATGAGATGAATACTGTATGTACATTTTCCCTATAGTTACTTACTTTACCTTTAATCTGCATACTGTCAAATTTTCAGTGTTCCTTAGTCTTTCTAGTAACAATGTTTTTACCTATCATGCATTGTTTTTTCCTTTCACTTCCTCTGTTCACACTAATAGCAAAACCATATCAACTCATAATAGGCAGGCataattataaatttcaaaTGGTTTCTCATATCCCGAATTAACTTAATCggagtaataataataatgcaaaaATAGACAAACGTCGTTTTCCCATATTGATGGGTCCAGCAACTAGCACTAAAGTGTAAAGAGCTGAACtttcgcttttttttttttttttctcttagcTCATCTTTTTCTATATTAAGAAAGCATACAAACAGCAAGAAGAGAAGCCTCTATACACTTTTCAAAGAGTGTCAGAGATTGAGATTGAGATTGAGCCAAGAAGATGTTGAAGCATTTAGTGTTAGTTATTCTTTTGGCCGTTTTGGTTCATGACCATGTTCATGATGGCACTACTACTGTGGAAGCTGCAGGGGATGGTTTTGTAAGAACAAGAGGCATCCACTTTGTGCTGAATGGGAACCCTTTTTATGCAAATGGCTTCAATGCTTATTGGCTTATGTATGCAGCTTCAGATCCATCTCAGAGGTACAAGGTCTCTTCAGCATTCCATGAAGCAACAAGCCATGGCCTCACAGTTGCTAGAACTTGGGCTTTCAGTGATGGCGGTTATAGACCCTTACAATATGCTCCCGGATTCTACAATGAACAAATGTTTAAGGTAAAGTAGTGACCAGAAACCAAACAAGTTGAAAATTTTCCTTCTAATTGGTTCAGTACATTAAATCTTGTGTTTGGCTTTGAAGGGGTTAGATTTTGTTATATATGAGGCTAGGAAGTATGGTATAAAGCTGATACTGAGTTTGGTGAACAACTATGAGAGCTTTGGAGGGAAGAAGCAGTATGTGAACTGGGCTAGAAGTAAAGGGCAGTACCTTACATCAGACGATGATTTCTTCAGGAGCCCTCTTGTTAAGGGTTACTATGCAAACCATGTCAAGGTGGATGTTATGTCTTTGTGTTGGTTAAACTTGTATGTGCATGCTGTCATGCTGAATTCCTCATTGtacttattttttgtttattctaATTTTACATTGGATTTGTGTGCATTATCTTGCACAGACTGTTCTTAACAGATACAACAGTTTTACCGGTATTCATTACAAGGATGATCCAACAATCATGGCCTGGGAACTCATGAATGAACCCAGGTGCACTTCAGATCCTTCAGGCAGGACTATTCAGGTCaaatacttttttctttttctcttttgacTTTGGCCTCATTGATAGGGCTTCTTCAAAAGTGAAATAACAAATCACGGGCCAATTTCATGGGAACTTGATGAGCTAACTACTTTGACTTTAATTCCGCTATTACAGGCTTGGATCACGGAAATGGCTTCCTTAGTGAAGTCCATAGACACGAACCACTTATTGGAGGCTGGTCTTGAAGGCTTCTATGGTCAATCAACACCCCAAAGGAAGAGAATGAACCCTGCTGGCTTCAATATTGGCACAGATTTCATTGCAAATAACCGCATCCCTGGCATTGACTTTGCAACCGTTCACTGTTACCCCGACCAATGGTaactaactaaacaaaaacATACAAGTTCATGAATCACATTACACTATCCACATAACTGTTTCATCTTTTTGTGCATGAGAAGGGTATCCAATTCGAATGAGCAGTACCAACTCTCATTCTTGAACAACTGGCTCAATGCTCACTTCATAGACGCGCAGTATGCTCTGAGGAAGCCAATACTTGTGGCAGAATTTGGAAAATCGTTCAAGGACTCAGGTTACAACACCTACCAAAGGGACCAGCTCTTCAGTACCGTGTTCTACAAGATATTGGCTTCTGCCAAGAGAGGAGGACCGGCAGCAGGAGCACTCTTCTGGCAGCTTCTCACGGAAGGAATGGAGTCATTCCAAGATGGTTATGGCATAATGCTGGGGCAGGGTTCTTCTACTGCAAACATGATTGCTCAGCAGAATCACAGGCTGTACCTTATTCGCAGGATTCTTGGGAGGTTTGCGAATATACGGCGGTGGAAGAGGGCCAGGGGAAACAGAAGGTCTGGTGGAAATGGGGGTGGAAGTTCAAGAATGGAATTGCCTCAGTTATTGAATTAGTGGAACCGCATATTCAAGGGTTTAATGTGGATTTCAGTGTTTTCTATGGGACATGTTTTAAGGATTTTCGTTTGTTGAATTGGTTTCTCTCTTAGAGATGAATCAGAATCGGAATGCTGTCCATCCAGGAGGGTTAAACTAGTTAGG
The genomic region above belongs to Arachis stenosperma cultivar V10309 chromosome 5, arast.V10309.gnm1.PFL2, whole genome shotgun sequence and contains:
- the LOC130982559 gene encoding mannan endo-1,4-beta-mannosidase 7, whose protein sequence is MLKHLVLVILLAVLVHDHVHDGTTTVEAAGDGFVRTRGIHFVLNGNPFYANGFNAYWLMYAASDPSQRYKVSSAFHEATSHGLTVARTWAFSDGGYRPLQYAPGFYNEQMFKGLDFVIYEARKYGIKLILSLVNNYESFGGKKQYVNWARSKGQYLTSDDDFFRSPLVKGYYANHVKTVLNRYNSFTGIHYKDDPTIMAWELMNEPRCTSDPSGRTIQAWITEMASLVKSIDTNHLLEAGLEGFYGQSTPQRKRMNPAGFNIGTDFIANNRIPGIDFATVHCYPDQWVSNSNEQYQLSFLNNWLNAHFIDAQYALRKPILVAEFGKSFKDSGYNTYQRDQLFSTVFYKILASAKRGGPAAGALFWQLLTEGMESFQDGYGIMLGQGSSTANMIAQQNHRLYLIRRILGRFANIRRWKRARGNRRSGGNGGGSSRMELPQLLN